TGTTGAAATTTATTtctcattttaaaaattcaattaattagtcAATAGTCAAAATCACACCCTTTCCCTATAAATGCACTTGCCACATGCAACCCTTCTCATTCAAATCTCGCAGCACTTCTCAAAATACAATACCGAAAACATCTGACCCAGATTTCACATAAATCaagcaaaagaaaagaaaatggcaaCCTTAAAGTCTTCGAGCAGCTTATTGAATTCATCCatgtcttcttcttcttcttcttcccagCAAAAAAGAAATATCAGGGCTGCCATTAACATCCCGCAACGTGTCACCGGTATTTCTCTTCCCCAGCTCCGAACAAGTGGTCTGGACGAACTCGAACTCCATAACAGTACTGAAAAACGGCTGAGTCCCTTTAGCATTAACAagagatttaaaagatttgagaaTAATGGCGCGGATTCTTTGGTGATAGAGAAGATTTACGCAATCTTGGAAGCAGTTGCAGATAGAGTTGAAATGCACAACAACATCGGAGATCAAAGAACCCATTGGAATAGTCTTCTTTTGAATTCAACAAATGCGATCACTCTGGCGGCTGCAACCATGGCAGGGATTGCAGCCATAAGCGCCGGAGCTCCGGCGACTGCTTTGAAGATTTCTTCGGCTTCCATGTACGTGGCCTCAACTGGGATGCTGTCGATCTTGAATAAGATTCAGCCGTCTCAGCTTGCGGAAGAACAACGAAACTCTGCCAGGATTTTCAAACAGCTTCAGAATCAAATCCAGACGATGATTTGCATAGGGAACCCTACGGCGGTTGATGTGAAAGAATTAATGGAAAAAGTGTTGGCTCTGGATAAAGCTTACCCGCTCCCTCTACTTGGCGTAATGCTGGAAAAATTCCCAGCGGCAGTGGAGCCTGCAGTCTGGTGGCCATCAGAGCAACGACGGAGGCAGTCAAAAGGGCTATGGGGGAACAAAGATTTCAACGGCTGGAATGGGAAGTTAGAGGAAGAAATGAGAGAAATAGTGAACGTGATGAGAACAAAAGATAAAGAAGATTACGTGAAATTGGCCAGCAAAGCATTAAAGCTCAACAAAATTCTCGCCATTTCGGCCCCAATTCTGACGGGTTTAGCCGCCGTGGGTTCCTCATTAGTGGGCTCCCCTTCCCATGGAGGTTGGGCAGTGATGCTGGGCGTTTTAGGAGGCGCGTTGGCGAGTGTTGTGAATGCACTCGAACACGGCGGGCAGGTGGGGATGGTGTTCGAAATGTACCGAAGCAACGCGGGATTCTTCAAGCTGATGGAAGAATCGATAGAATCGAACCTGAGCGAAGAAGATTTGGAGAGAAGGGAGAACGGAGAATTATTTGAAATGAAGGTGTGTCTGCAGTTGGGAAGAAGCATGTCGGAGCTCAGAGATCTTGCGGCAGCGTCCTCCATTAAAGGGGCAGAGATCGATGAGTTCGCCAGCAAGCTTTTCTGAATCTTCCACATGCATGCATGCTCATTTTTTGTTAACTTAAAGAATCCTTAGATGTAAAGCTAACATAGGTTATCTAAATTTAGGGTAAAAGCatttatttcattcttttttccttaatgaatatgaaatattttctaccatcatttgagaatttaagaatattatttatattataaatttattatttttgtggatgtcatttaaatatatattttccgTACTTATTTAGGATGAGGATTTGGGTGTTAAAAATTTTTCGACTATGATTTTAGATTAATTTATTATCTGATAGATTTattatcttattatttatttctcaAAAGATGTAGTAACACTAAGGGAAAATATTACTTTTGTCCtctaactttttaaaatttgttctCGGTGCACtaagttttgtttttttgattattttggtcTAATTATTTCACGTCAACATTTTTTCACGTCACACCATCATTTTTCGATTTCACGTCATCAACGGACAAAATAGGAccataagaaaaaaaaaggtaaaaaaaaagaagcaaatcTATTGCAACAAAACCAACTTTGAATATTAAGTTGaccaaaatttatatatatatatcaaacttGCGTCTAAATTCTTAAGAAATCTTGACTCATTATATCGGTTACATCTATTAGTTTATATATACTTTTGAAAGAATGTTATTCATGAAATATTGCTTGTcacaattatatttaatatattttctcatTAGTGAATAAGCCAAATGCCAATGATGGCATGTGCATGTGACCAGTTCAAATTGTATTTTGTATACTGTGGAACTTAATTGAAAGAAGGAtgaaactgattttttttttccctttttagaTTTTTGGGAGAAATTGAATATTGAACTTTGAAGGCAATAGGTCACGTAATCTAACTTTCTGTggtgaaaaattatttgactcCAAGAATTGGTACCCCGAGAGTACTTGATCAACAAGGCCCGTGGGCATGACTCGTTCGTTGTCTGAATTTTCACAACTTTTTAGGTGTTTTAATTTGCCTACATTTGAGCTGACTGGATACATTTT
This genomic window from Primulina huaijiensis isolate GDHJ02 chromosome 7, ASM1229523v2, whole genome shotgun sequence contains:
- the LOC140980183 gene encoding probable F-box protein At4g22030, which encodes MATLKSSSSLLNSSMSSSSSSSQQKRNIRAAINIPQRVTGISLPQLRTSGLDELELHNSTEKRLSPFSINKRFKRFENNGADSLVIEKIYAILEAVADRVEMHNNIGDQRTHWNSLLLNSTNAITLAAATMAGIAAISAGAPATALKISSASMYVASTGMLSILNKIQPSQLAEEQRNSARIFKQLQNQIQTMICIGNPTAVDVKELMEKVLALDKAYPLPLLGVMLEKFPAAVEPAVWWPSEQRRRQSKGLWGNKDFNGWNGKLEEEMREIVNVMRTKDKEDYVKLASKALKLNKILAISAPILTGLAAVGSSLVGSPSHGGWAVMLGVLGGALASVVNALEHGGQVGMVFEMYRSNAGFFKLMEESIESNLSEEDLERRENGELFEMKVCLQLGRSMSELRDLAAASSIKGAEIDEFASKLF